The Vagococcus penaei genome includes the window TTGTGGTGCTTTTACCTCAATTAACTCGTACTCACCATCGGCTAAACCGACCACACTAAATTCACCCTTATCATCTGATTGAATGATTGTCGCATTTTCTTTCGTTCCCCATGAGACTGCGTCAGTTGTCGTTGCTACTTTAAGGTATGACTCACTACCTTTCTTACGAACCTTAAATTCTGCACCTGCTAATGTTTCAGTTTCATTTGCACCATTCACTTTGATAAACGAGTGACTACCTGTACGGATAGAGATAGAATCTTCTGCCGTAGGAATATTTGTACTTGGTTGACCGTCATAATTTAAAGGAATCACACTAGCCTTTGCCTTATTAAAAAATACGCCCTGTGTCGCATTATTATTTAATTTCAGTGTATAGTTAAGAGTCAGTTGTTTTGCACTAGAATCTAATTTAGCTACGTCAATACTAATCGTATCTTTTTCATCACTTGAACCATCATTATCTACTAAAATTTGTTTATCGTAGCTATTTTTAGCATCATCTTCAATACTTAAACTATTCGCAACATAAGTTAACTTTGTTTTATCGTGGACATCTTCTAATTTAATTTCTTGATAAAAAGCTTTACCATTTGAATACTTTCCATGAATATTTTCTGGCAAATCAATTGTCACTGTGTAACGTACTTCTTCTCCAGCATCATAGCTAACTTTATTACTTTCCTTTTTAACTTTAATAACATCTGGTACTGTTTTTGGATAAATATTAACATTTGTTAGTAACTCATCTGTTGCAGCTTTGTAGACTGGAAAAGCGACAACCATTGGTTCAGCACGTGGTCCCGTAATAACGTAAACGGCATCTTTATTATCAGATTTTGCTGGTAAATCGACACTTGCTTTGCCATCTTCAGTTGTTGGTCCCACTGTGATTTCTTTTTTTGTTAGAGGTATCGATGCTTCAATTACTAATTTGATGATTTCTTGCGTAGCAACTTCTTTTGATTGTGTTTCACGAATTTTCGTAAACTCATCTGTCATATCATACGCCTTAAAGAGTGATCCTTTAATTTTTTTCCAGTAAAACTTGGCATTTCTTCCCCAGTGTTTTGAGTCTTGTTAATACCTTCCACATGATGAATGATTACTTTATAATTTTCTGGTTCAGCTGCGTTCATAGATTGTGTGCCGATGAAACCTGCAAATCCAATCATTAGAATCCCTATTATATACTTTACTATGTTTTTATACTGTGTCATTTCTTTCTAGCTCCCTTTTTTATGTAGTGACTTATCAGTAGGCCCAAGAACAATAGTCCAAATAAACTAACTAAACCTGTCACTCTCTCATTTAATTGTGGTAATAATCCTAGATGGCGTTTCTTTTGTGCTTTATTAACAATCTTGTGTGGTGTTGTCTGCTTGGTATCTGCTGTGATTTGAAAGTCAATCGGTTCATGCGTTAATACATAACCAGAAGGCGCTTGAACTTCAACTAATTTGTAGTGTCCCACTTTTAAGCCACTAACTGTCAAATCACCCATCTCATCAGAAATAAACTGTTGTACCTGTGAGGTTTCTTGCTGTGACCAGGCATAACCTTCTGATGTTTGTATTAGCCAATCCCCATCCGAGTTTTGCACTTGGAAAATAGCACCCTGCAATCCCACATCTTGCTCCCGATAATCAACTTTTTTAAACTGATATGCATTAGCTTTGACTTTAACCGGGGCATCATAACTCACTCCATCAACTAACAGCGTTCCTGTATTCAATGCTTGATTACTCTCTTGATTTCCCTCAAACATCATTTGATAAGTCACCGTCAACCGATTTTGACCGTCTGCTAAAATAGCTTGTGGTACATGAAACTGAAATCCGTGTTTAGTCAATTCAATCTTGCATAACGCTGTAATATTTTGATGATTAAGTAATAATTGAACCGAGGATTTTTTTAATACCAGCTGAGTATCCGCTTGATCAATAATTTGAAGCGTTGTTGCTTGATAGGTTCGCGTATCAAGTGTCATCTCAAGTTGAAAATCAATCGGTTTCCCCAAAGCATAACTTGTTTGTTGCTCTTTGACAGTCTTCTCAAATGAAATACCTTCTGGCAGGTCTTTTTTAGCCACAACTTGTAAGTGTGACACATTCCCAGGCAACGGGTACTTCATCACTAAATCTTGAAAAATACGTTGTTTAGTGCCTCGTTCATATCCTCTAAACAAGTAAGCTGCATCACGACCACCAGATTGTTTAGGCAACTGAAAAACTACTTG containing:
- a CDS encoding SpaA isopeptide-forming pilin-related protein; this encodes MKQRYLLTVFFGLVLFSTIVRVSMLSVVVQATVQDDLTILIDTNTSDSIDYVAYDVTQEYERLGQKGLSAMDIKDTLSQRQELPNGQHQVASQGQVVFQLPKQSGGRDAAYLFRGYERGTKQRIFQDLVMKYPLPGNVSHLQVVAKKDLPEGISFEKTVKEQQTSYALGKPIDFQLEMTLDTRTYQATTLQIIDQADTQLVLKKSSVQLLLNHQNITALCKIELTKHGFQFHVPQAILADGQNRLTVTYQMMFEGNQESNQALNTGTLLVDGVSYDAPVKVKANAYQFKKVDYREQDVGLQGAIFQVQNSDGDWLIQTSEGYAWSQQETSQVQQFISDEMGDLTVSGLKVGHYKLVEVQAPSGYVLTHEPIDFQITADTKQTTPHKIVNKAQKKRHLGLLPQLNERVTGLVSLFGLLFLGLLISHYIKKGARKK
- a CDS encoding SpaH/EbpB family LPXTG-anchored major pilin; this translates as MTDEFTKIRETQSKEVATQEIIKLVIEASIPLTKKEITVGPTTEDGKASVDLPAKSDNKDAVYVITGPRAEPMVVAFPVYKAATDELLTNVNIYPKTVPDVIKVKKESNKVSYDAGEEVRYTVTIDLPENIHGKYSNGKAFYQEIKLEDVHDKTKLTYVANSLSIEDDAKNSYDKQILVDNDGSSDEKDTISIDVAKLDSSAKQLTLNYTLKLNNNATQGVFFNKAKASVIPLNYDGQPSTNIPTAEDSISIRTGSHSFIKVNGANETETLAGAEFKVRKKGSESYLKVATTTDAVSWGTKENATIIQSDDKGEFSVVGLADGEYELIEVKAPQGFILDNQPTAFTISDKSHEKKSEKTITNREKGFLPATGGKGIIFLLVGGSVLIGGVGFYFTKGRKRIEG